The following coding sequences are from one Portunus trituberculatus isolate SZX2019 chromosome 32, ASM1759143v1, whole genome shotgun sequence window:
- the LOC123512062 gene encoding STING ER exit protein-like: MPKVVSGSVVVSDAKDQQEYSEDKPLIVYYCLCGQMALILDCLLEKLPLRKRDGARVIDGSRHAHRLVCDPEEIVYIRRSEGVEKQHRKKCKKCGLLLYYQHNLTANIVFVVKGSVVQSGGKSVAQQVEDKPKDRILITRHTKNMGKFSSVTVSTIDEEEDEIEAREVADSYANNARIIEKQLERKGMNKRKSQQTTEEGTAPKQARGTLINQ; encoded by the exons ATGCCCAAGGTGGTGTCAGGCAGCGTGGTGGTATCTGATGCCAAGGACCAGCAGGAGTACAGTGAAGACAAGCCGCTCATTGTCTACTACTGCTTGTGTGGCCAGATGGCTCTCATTCTGG ACTGCTTGCTGGAGAAGTTGCCTCTACGTAAGCGTGACGGAGCGCGAGTCATCGATGGGTCTCGCCATGCCCATCGCCTGGTGTGTGACCCGGAGGAGATAGTGTACATCAGGAGGTCAGAGGGCGTGGAGAAGCAACACAGGAAAAAGTGCAAGAAGTGtggcctcctcctctactaccagCACAATTTGACGGCTAATATTGTGTTCGTTGTAAAG GGCAGTGTGGTGCAGAGCGGTGGGAAGTCAGTGGCACAGCAGGTGGAGGACAAACCTAAAGACCGCATCCTCATCACTCGCCATACTAAAAACATGGGGAAATTTTCATCGGTCACTGTGTCTACcattgatgaagaggaagatgaaattgAAGCT AGAGAAGTTGCTGATTCCTATGCAAACAACGCCAGGATTATAGAGAAGCAGttagagaggaaagggatgaaCAAGCGCAAGAGTCAGCAGACCACAGAGGAAGGAACAGCACCTAAGCAAGCTCGTGGAACACTCATCAaccagtga
- the LOC123512061 gene encoding hypoxanthine-guanine phosphoribosyltransferase-like: MSKDGIKIADDYTGYALSHFCVPRHYEDDLENVLIPWGLIQDRTERLARDIFLDIRDEPLTALCVLKGGYRFYTDLLDKLTTLNRFHASVSVQLHVDFIRLKSYENDDSTGDIRVIGGDNLSNLRGQNVLVVEDIIDTGRTMSRLLAILQKHEPKSVKVASLLVKRRPDSTGYRPDYCGFEVPDKFVVGYALDYNEYFRDLNHICVINDTGKAKYKIQQNSH, from the exons ATGAGCAAGGACGGCATCAAA ATTGCTGATGACTACACAGGCTATGCTCTGTCCCACTTCTGCGTGCCCCGCCACTACGAGGACGACCTGGAGAACGTGCTCATCCCTTGGGGGCTGATTCAggacag AACAGAGCGCCTTGCCAGAGACATTTTCCTGGACATTCGGGATGAGCCCCTGACTGCCCTGTGTGTGCTGAAGGGCGGGTATCGCTTCTACACAGACCTCCTCGATAAACTCACAACCCTCAACCGTTTCCATGCCTCTGTCTCGGTGCAGCTTCATGTTGACTTCATCCGACTCAAGAGCTACGAG aATGACGATTCCACAGGTGACATTCGAGTTATCGGGGGCGACAACCTGAGCAACCTTCGGGGCCAGaacgtgctggtggtggaggacatCATTGACACAGGCCGCACCATGAGCCGCCTCCTGGCCATCCTGCAGAAACATGAACCCAAATCTGTCAAGGTTGCCTCTCTCCTTGTGAAAAGACGCCCGGACTCGACTGGATACAGGCCGGATT ACTGTGGCTTTGAGGTGCCGGACAAGTTTGTGGTGGGCTATGCTCTGGACTATAATGAATACTTCAGGGACCTAAAT CATATTTGTGTGATCAATGACACTGGTAAAGCAAAGTACAAGATCCAACAAAACTCCCACTAG
- the LOC123512056 gene encoding DNA topoisomerase 3-beta-1-like, which produces MKSVFMVAEKPSLAQSLAEILSGKKCSSRKGFNGACSVHEWSGIFRGQSVRFKMTSVCGHVMSLDFPGKYNNWDRVDPAELFRCQTEKKEATAKLRMPEFLGKEARGSDYLVLWLDCDKEGENICFEVISCVMHSMNRAAGKEQIIFRAKFSAITDRDIKAAMNSLVEPNENESRSVDARQELDLRIGCAFTRFQTKFFQGKYGNLDSSLISFGPCQTPTLGFCVERHDFIQSFKPETYWVLQVKVAVTEDRQLTLEWDRVRSFDKDVANVFLNIVKENKRAKVTKVEMKEKAKPRPAALNTVELMRIASSGLGMGPHHAMTLAERLYTQGYISYPRTETTHYPENFDLKGALRIQEGHSDWGGVVREILREGIQKPKKGHDAGDHPPITPMRSADRGHFDHDSWRLYEYITKHFIGTLMPDCTYLSTTIFLSIGSENFTITGKQLIDPGFTKVMDWLALQDEEKLPDLKGGEELPILEAKLTERQTSPPDYLTESELISLMEKHGIGTDASIPVHINNISQRNYVQVSAGRRLVPTNLGIVLVHGYQKIDPDLVLPTMRSAVEEQLNLIALGKADFNSVLQHTIEIFQLKFQYFVKNIQGMDELFEVTFSPLSATGRPLSRCGKCRRYIKLVETKPVRLHCVTCDETFAVPQNGVIREFQENRCPLDDFQLLTWSAGAKGKSFTFCPYCYNNPPFPDMSKGGGCNLCSHPTCQYGRDNVGVSQCMECGPGILVLDPSSGPKWKLACNRCDVIINLFDKANKVQVLEDTCEDCGSQTVTVEYKEGKSKLKDGQLTATGCIFCSTSLQPLVEKHRASQEAGRGRGRGRGRGRGGRGMRGGGRGTRGRGGGRGRR; this is translated from the exons ATGAAGTCCGTGTTCATGGTGGCGGAGAAGCCTTCCTTGGCACAGAGTCTGGCGGAGATCCTGAGTGGCAAGAAATGCTCCTCCAGGAAAG GGTTCAATGGGGCGTGCAGCGTACATGAATGGAGCGGCATCTTCCGAGGGCAAAGTGTGCGGTTCAAGATGACGTCAGTGTGCGGCCACGTCATGTCCCTCGACTTCCCCGGAAAGTACAACAACTGGGACAGGGTGGACccg GCTGAGTTGTTCCGGTGTCaaacagagaagaaggaagcaacAGCCAAGCTAAGAATGCCAGAGTTTCTAGGGAAGGAGGCTCGTGGCTCGGACTACCTGGTGCTGTGGCTGGATTGtgacaaggagggagagaacatTTGCTTTGAGGTCATCTCCTGCGTGATGCACTCAATGAACAGAGCAGCAGGTAAAGAACAG ATCATCTTTCGAGCCAAGTTCTCCGCCATCACAGACCGCGACATCAAGGCGGCCATGAATAGCCTGGTGGAGCCCAATGAGAATGAGTCACGCTCTGTGGATGCTCGCCAGGAGCTGGACCTTCGCATTGGCTGTGCCTTCACTCGCTTCCAGACCAAATTCTTccag GGGAAGTATGGCAATCTTGACTCCTCGCTGATCTCCTTTGGGCCGTGCCAGACCCCAACACTGGGCTTCTGTGTGGAGCGCCATGACTTCATTCAGTCCTTCAAGCCGGAGACCTATTGGGTGCTGCAG GTGAAGGTGGCGGTGACAGAGGACAGACAGCTCACCCTGGAGTGGGACAGAGTGCGCAGCTTTGACAAAGATGTGGCCAATGTGTTCCTTAATATTGTCAAGGAAAACAAGCGTGCCAA AGTGACAAaggtggagatgaaggagaaggccAAGCCTCGGCCAGCAGCTCTCAACACTGTGGAGTTAATGAGGATAGCTTCATCAGGGCTTGGCATGGGACCCCACCACGCCATGACCCTGGCCGAGCGACTGTACACCCAGGGCTACATCTCCTACCCTCGCACAGAGACCACACACTACCCTGAGAACTTTGACCTCAA GGGAGCACTGAGGATCCAGGAGGGCCACAGTGACTGGGGTGGCGTGGTGCGGGAAATCTTACGGGAAGGCATTCAGAAACCCAAGAAGGGCCATGATGCAGGAGACCACCCCCCCATCACCCCCATGCGCTCTGCTGACCGGGGACATTTCGATCATGACTCCTGGCGCCTCTATGAGTACATCACCAAACACTTCATTGGCACA CTGATGCCTGACTGTACGTACCTCAGCACCACCATTTTCCTGTCCATTGGCTCGGAGAACTTCACCATCACCGGCAAGCAGCTCATTGATCCTGGCTTCACCAAG GTGATGGACTGGCTGGCGCTGCAGGATGAAGAAAAGCTGCCTGACTTGAAGGGTGGAGAGGAGCTGCCCATACTTGAG GCCAAGCTGACAGAACGGCAGACCTCCCCACCAGATTACTTAACAGAGTCCGAGTTGATCAGCCTGATGGAGAAGCATGGCATTGGCACCGATGCGTCCATCCCAGTGCACATCAACAACATCTCACAGAGGAACTACGTGCAGGTGTCGGCGGGCCGCAGGCTGGTGCCCACCAACCTCGGCATTGTCTTGGTGCATGGCTATCAGAAG ATTGACCCTGACCTGGTGCTGCCCACCATGAGGAGTGCTGTGGAGGAGCAACTCAACCTTATTGCTCTTGGGAAGGCAGACTTTAACTCTGTCCTGCAGCACACCATTGAGATTTTCCAGCTCAAGTTTCAATACTTTGTCAAGAACATTCAAGGCATGGATGAACTGTTTGAGGTTACCTTTTCACCTCTGTCTGCCACAGGACGACCATTGTCAAG GTGTGGAAAGTGCCGGCGCTACATCAAGCTGGTGGAGACCAAGCCAGTGCGGCTTCACTGTGTCACCTGCGACGAGACCTTTGCCGTGCCTCAGAATGGAGTGATTCGGGAGTTCCAGGAGAACAGGTGTCCACTGGACGACTTCCAGCTGCTGACGTGGTCTGCCGGAGCGAAGGGCAAGAGCTTCACCTTCTGCCCATACTGTTACAACAATCCACCCTTCCC AGACATGTCCAAGGGTGGTGGGTGCAACCTGTGCTCCCACCCCACCTGTCAGTATGGCCGGGACAACGTGGGGGTGTCCCAGTGCATGGAGTGTGGGCCAGGCATCCTAGTGCTGGACCCATCATCAGGCCCCAAGTGGAAGCTGGCCTGTAACAG GTGTGATGTGATAATCAACCTCTTTGACAAGGCCAACAAGGTCCAGGTTCTTGAGGACACCTGTGAGGACTGTGGCTCTCAGACAGTCACTGTAGAATACAAGGAG GGTAAGAGCAAACTGAAGGATGGGCAGCTGACAGCCACTGGGTGCATCTTTTGCAGCACCAGCCTGCAGCCACTGGTGGAGAAGCACCGAGCGTCCCAGGAGGCAGGCCGGGGCCGGGGCCGGGGTAGGGGGCGGGGACGAGGGGGCAGAGGAATGAGGGGTGGCGGGCGGGGCACCAGAGGGCGAGGAGGGGGACGGGGCAGGAGATAG